The region TCGGATGTAATCTGCCTTACTGATTCCTTTTTCCTGTGCCTGATCCATAAGATAGGAGTTGATATCACGACTCAGCATAAGATTGAAACGGTACGTCAAACGCTGCTTTTTAACTGCCTTCATGAAATCCTCCAGTTTTTTCTCAAGATCGGTGATTTTTTTGAGTGTATACGTTTTATTGTTAACCAGTCTGTTGGCTCCCAGATCTACGTCCTGTTCTTTCCCTTTTTCCTGCAGGATAAGAAGCGGTTTATGCTGGAAAATGGCAAGAGTCATCAGCCGTCCCAGGTCAAAATTCGTGGAACTTGCCTCCACTACTAAAGCGTCTGATTTTTTGATCTCACGGGTAATTTTTGCCAGTTTTGAGGATTTGTCCTTGGAATCAGGTGTGAACATACCGTTTGATACGGTATGTTTCATTTTTTTCAAAGTAGAAGTTATAAAATCATTTACTTCTTTAGATTGATTTGAAGATAAATAGAGTATGTACATACGTCGGGGAAATTGATAAACATATTTAGTATAACTGATTATTGATGTTATGCAAAGGCATATCATATCAGGCGTGATACAATGGACAGTATGACAATCCAGGAAGTGTATCAACGATATCGCATCACGCCGGCATTGCAGCTCCATCAGTATCGTGTCGCCGCCATTGCCTCGTACCTTTCGGACAATATAAAAGCGGTCAACAAACAGAAAAAGGAGATTGTCATGGCCTGTTTGCTGCATGACATGGGGAACATCATCAAGTTCAATATGGAACTTTTTCCGGAGTTTTTCGAGCCGGAGGGAGTGGAGTATTGGCAGCAGGTGAAGGATGACTTTATAGACAAATACGGGACAGATGAACATATTGCAACTATTGAAATTGCAAAAGAAGTGCTGGGAGATATGCCTGAAAGGGAACGGATACTGGATCTCATTGATGCAATAGGATTTTCCAATGCAAAACGAAATGCCGAAAGCTCAGATTACGGCTGGAAAATCGCGGCCTATTCAGATATGCGTGTAGAACCCCAGGGTGTGACCACTCTTGAATCGCGTCTTCGTGATGGAAATAAGCGGTTCAAGCTCAATAAGCCGGGAATAAGCCGACATGATTTTTTTGTAGAGATGTCGGAATATCTTCACCGGATTCAGGCTCAACTGTTTGAGAAATTGAGTTTTACCCCCCAGAGTATTACAGAAGACACGGTCAGACCGATTATTGCAGAGATCAGAACCTTTGAGGTAGCTACTTGAGACCCGGGACAAATCTTCACATTCAGAATTTGTCAAAAGGCAATTCCGAGCTTATCTTCACCAAACTGCTGCCATTGTTCACGTATTGTTGTAGCTTTTGTGATGGTCTCATGTTCATTCCAGAAACTTCTGACTTCAATTTCGGCTGCAGCCGATTCACTTTCACTTTGAATAATAAGAGATTGTATTGCCTGCTGAAGCATAGCAGCATCCCGTCTTTCAAGAGCGGTAACCAGTTCAGAAAAAATCGATACGTCTTCGCTGAATGTAGCAAGGGTCTCGTCATGACTTACCCGTAAGTCTTCAGGCAATCCTGAAGTGTCTATGGCTTTGTAATCTTCATAAATGTCATCAAGCTCGTTGACTTTGCTTTTGAAATTGGCAACCGAATCTGGATCTGCATTTCTGAGAATTGATTCCTGAAGTGCCAGGCCGATTTGATATCCGAGAGTTTTAGAAGAGACTTCCAGGTTATTGATTTGATTCAGGTACGAAAGCAGAGCGTCTGATTCTTCCGCAAAGTCTTTAGTATCGGAAATAAGAGAAGTTGCGTCCGGCAGAAACGGTTTGACGAGGGGATTTCCCTGATACACAGTAGCAATTTTTGTATTGATGGATGTTATATTCCTGAGGGAAGTACGGCTTTGTTTGTATTGATCTCCCAGCCTTCGGTTCAGTGCGATATTCAGATCCTCTTCAGCACCCAAAACGTTGGCATTGACATCGCTTATTCGGGTCGGGTTGGTTTTCAGGAGATTGGTGGTCTCAGCCTCGGGACTCGGAGTTTTTTCATCGAGGATAGTACGTACTGATTTATATGATTTTTCCAAAGCAGTCATTTCTTTCACCTGTGCCTGTACCTGTTGCTGCAGTTCTCTTTTTGCTGCCATGCTCATCCAGATAATCCCTCCCACGGTTGCAAGAATCACAAGTATGACCGCTACGGCAATAATTACCGTCGGTCTTTTTGCTCCACCAGGGTGTGCGGGTGTTGATTGGAGAGGAGCGCTGTAAGGCGGTTCTGTAACCGGAGGATTCTGCGGTGGTGTCGGGGGCATTGATTGTGTTGTTGTTGAGGGAACTTCAGAGGCAGGTTGAGTGGGTTGATCAGTATCCATACACTCAGAATACCGTAATCCAAACCCGGTGTCAAACTTGATACTGATGCACGTACACATTATTACAACATCCTATATTATCTTTCTATGAGAAAGTAGTCTTAGTGTTGCCCAGCCAATAATAAAGCCTATCAGTGCCCCAATGGTGATATCGATGAAATAATGACAGTGCAGGTAGACACGGGAGAGAGAGATAAGGCTTGCAATCCCATAATAAAGCCATCTCCGCTTAGGATCAAAGTGTGCAAATATTATTGCTCCCGCAAAAGCACCCGAAGCGTGACCGGACGGAAAACTGAAATCTTCGGGACAAAGCGCATCAGGAATTTGGTTCGCAACCCACGGACGGTCCCTCATGACAATGTTTTTAATGACAATATTGACCAAAAAGCCGGTTGTCAGAAAACTCACGAGAAATGCAATAATAAATTCTTTATGAGTATTGTCGAATCGTTCTCTGTAGGTAAAAAAAGCGAACAGAAGGATCCAGATGACAATTGTCAATCCCTGAAGTGACAGAAAAGAAAAAAAGAAATCAAAAAAAGCATTGTGAGGGAAAAGGGAAGAAATAAAGGAAGTAATTTGCTGGTCAAATTGAGCAATAGAATGAAGCATATGTCATTGTAATCACCATACGGTAAAAAATCCAGGCTGTTTAATAATTGATTTCGTAGGAGTATAGTTTGTGTTCGCCGCCTGCTGTTTCAATAGGCTTCATTTTTTTTACGGGATACCGATAGGAGAGGAGAGAAACTGGCTTCTTGGTCTCCTGAATTAGTTCTGCAAGAGTATCAGTGACCCAGGGAGAGACATACATATAGAACAAAATATTTTGATACGGCTCAATCATCCGCTCATAATCCATTTTGAAAAGATCGCCTTGCAATACAGTAATATGATTGCGGTGAGGATGAAACCAGGACCTCATCCACATAAAAATTACCAAAAGAAAGTTGATATCTATAGCAATAAACTCTGTGTTAAGTCCCTTTTTATGCGCTTCGGTCGCGGCGGCAAAAATGACCGTTCCGCTTCCTGCGCCGAGATCAATGATAACCTGATCCTTCTTCAGGTTGAGTTTTTTAATGACAGTTGTCAAATCGCGACTGTGAGTAGGTAAAAAGGGGATGGAGGAGTATGCAGAGGAAAAAACAAAGAACACAATGCCTGCTATTACCGCAAATAGTATGACAAATTCCATGTAATTTCAGTATATCAGAGGTTTATGAAGAACAAGTAAATTGATGCGAATCAGATATGTATCATTTGAAGGTAAAAGTGGTGCCGGAGGTGGGAGTCGAACCCACACAGGCCGAGGCCTACAGGTTTTTGACCCGCCTAAAATATGTGGCGCGAGAGGGAGTCGAACCCTCACGAGGTTGCCCTCATCAGTTTTTGAGACTGACTTGTCTGCCATTCCAACATCGCGCCATATTTCGGTGGGTGCCATTCCACCACTCCGGCATATTTTCACTCGTTTGGAATTATATTATACTTCATAAATTCAGTCTACTTAAGGCAACAAAGTCGTAGCTCACAGACGAACGTGTATAGCACGGAAACACTCTCAGATCTCTCAGGTCTCAGCCTAAGCTGAAGCCGAATTGTAGGATGTCACGATCATGTATGCAAATCTCACAACAGATTGACTATAGGATAGTTTTGGGGTATACTTACGCATTAGATATGTATATATGTGAAAACAAATACGTTTTCCGTCTCCCGGATGTGCTTGCGTGAGCGGGAGGTGTCTTGATTTGGTAAGATCCTCAGAAAATGGAGGGTTTTTTTTAGAAAAAATCAAATTATAAAGCGTTCCTGTAAATGAATGCATAAGCAAAAGCTGTTTATGTTTTCCTTTTTCAGAAAGAGTGAATATCCGTGAATGCAAAAGCTTGCAAACACAATGGATACTCGCACCTTAACAACTCAGACTTACAAAATCATGTTTACTGAACCTTGGTTCAGCATCCATGTGTTTTTTCTCATATCTTTTGGAAGGCTGCAAATAGGGAACAATCTGTTTCCTGCTTGCAGCTTTTCAAGAGGAGACTGCAAAATGAACTGTCATCGTGACTGATCATTCACACAGCTCTTGAGAAAGGAACAAACAACAGAATAATAACTGAATAGCAGTACCCCTCCGGTAGGGAAGAGGTATCCGGACCGTTTGGGAATTTGGGTAATGAAATTCCCGGGGATAGGCGAACCCTATGATTCGTCTCTGAAAGAACTGTCTATCGTCAAGAACTAAGAACAATACCCTCAAGGAGGGGGTATGTCATGAACAAGTCAAGACAGAAGTTTGATGTGGGATGGCGGATCCTTTCCATCACTCTCATCGTTGCAATTGCAATGGGGTTTCTGCCGCCGGCTGGCTTCAATCAGGTTAGCGCACAG is a window of Candidatus Roizmanbacteria bacterium DNA encoding:
- a CDS encoding HD domain-containing protein; the protein is MTIQEVYQRYRITPALQLHQYRVAAIASYLSDNIKAVNKQKKEIVMACLLHDMGNIIKFNMELFPEFFEPEGVEYWQQVKDDFIDKYGTDEHIATIEIAKEVLGDMPERERILDLIDAIGFSNAKRNAESSDYGWKIAAYSDMRVEPQGVTTLESRLRDGNKRFKLNKPGISRHDFFVEMSEYLHRIQAQLFEKLSFTPQSITEDTVRPIIAEIRTFEVAT
- a CDS encoding phosphatase PAP2 family protein; its protein translation is MLHSIAQFDQQITSFISSLFPHNAFFDFFFSFLSLQGLTIVIWILLFAFFTYRERFDNTHKEFIIAFLVSFLTTGFLVNIVIKNIVMRDRPWVANQIPDALCPEDFSFPSGHASGAFAGAIIFAHFDPKRRWLYYGIASLISLSRVYLHCHYFIDITIGALIGFIIGWATLRLLSHRKII